The Tripterygium wilfordii isolate XIE 37 chromosome 1, ASM1340144v1, whole genome shotgun sequence sequence AAGACTGATCCATTATCATACACAGATTGAACAATGAGACCATATGAGAAGGGCCTAATCCCAAGCTTCGCAAGCAAGGCCGCCTCAGAAGAGCCAACCTTGTCACCCTTCTTGATAAGCTCCACAGGAGTGATGATTTCAACAGTACCCTTGTTAATCTTGGTAGGAATGTTGAGAACCTGGAATTTTGATGGAATGTAAAACAGTTGAACTTGAACATCATACTGAACAGCTAAGCTCCGAGAGGGGGAAAAACTTCATAGGAAATTAGAAAAACAGACCTGGAAGAAAGAAGTCTGAGATGGGTCGAGCCCAGTGTTACCAGGAGGAACAACCACATCAATAGGAGCAACCAAACCAACACGAGCCGGAGCTCCAACCTGTTCAAGTAGAAAGAAACTCGTGTTGGCAAATTTAGGCAACAGGCTAGAACCATGCAATCCAAATAACCACTGCAACTTACCATATAGAGGTAACAACAGTCATTAAAGCAGAACCTTGCCATTttgctaaataatttaaattgcaAATTAAACAAGTGCATGAATATGAAGCTTCTATAGGGTAAATCTCCTAACGTTTCTCGACAAGTGGTCTTCAGACAATATTTACACCTGTTATTCTTGTGAACTTTAAAAAATTCTTAATAAAATTGAACAAACTACATTACGTAATCATCAGATTCTATTTATAGGTCCAACTGCTCCAAATTAGGTTCTATACATGGGTAACTTACCACAAAATACTAACAGATTCAGTGATATGACAAAATCCTTAGTCTCTATAGAAACTTTCAAAGTTACATTAGTAAAAATTGCCACTTATGGAAGGGGGCAACAAGAGGTACAGTCgtagagagagaaaagtaaCGAGAGAAGCATGCTCTTCTACACCCAGTTTGAGGTTATGCAGTCTTTCCAAACCAAAAATTGGCCGACATGTGTCGAGCAGGTGTCGTGCAAAAGCAAGTGTCGGACACTTGCATTGGCTATCAATGCAAGTGTCCGTGCTTCCCAGCTCAGACTGAATTGTGTCCAGTGTCTACAACAACAATACATTCACATTCGTCTTAGCAATGCAGTAAAGCATTACACACCAAACATATTATAGCAGTTCAACCTATTATTATCTGGGCTCAGAAAAATTTAAATCTAAGCAAAAAGACAGAGTTTCAGAATGAATTGTGTCTAGTGTCTACAACAACAATACATTCACATTTGTGTTAGCAATGCAGTGAAGCATCACACCAAACATATTAAGAACCATAAAATTATAAGAACTGGTTGAGTTGTTTATAACATATGAAAAACAATCAGTAATTTAATAGCAAGCTTCAGATTCAGACTTGAAAGTGTTGTATCAATTTTCGAAGAAACAGTCTGTATTTCTCCACTAGTACCAGTAATGAAATGCCAAATTCTTCCACCCCCATGAAACTTTCAATTAGCAGGAGGAAGGAATTTATTTGAAAGACCTCAATCAATAACACTTTTCTATTGTATCCTTTATTTGAAAGGACCTAAACAATGGAAATGAATGTCATTATCTCCTTTTAAACTTCCAAGAACCAAACAGTATAAAGTGGTGCACCTCTAAGCAAACCTATAAAAATTGACCATAGTCTCCCAGAATTAGAATTGCATGTATTTACCACCATTATCAATAGCAAAATCCAGACTTGTCAAGCTCACTcctaaactaaactaaacagTGAAAGCACCccacaagaaaataatattcaTTACTGTacgatatcatggtaaagcaaAGAACCCTTCAAAAACAAGGACACCTTAATGCCACACAGgcgataaataaatatatacctTGTACTTGGCAACCTCCTCGCTTACTTCCTTCAGATCACCCTTAGTAAAAATAAGCCCAACGTTGCCCTGTTTCAAatgcaaaccaaaaaaaaaatcaaaaacagaaCGCCGAAAAAACAAATTAACGTCTCACAAACGGCAATAGGAGGTAAGTAAGACCTGGAGCAGAGGGATGAGGTTCAAGAAAGCATTGTTGCCGGTATTCTCGGCGTGGATACGTATAGAACGCTTCATCATGGTGTTCTTTCCCATCAGGACAGTTGAGTCACCGCGGAGACCCTGGCGGATGTTTTGGAGCTGGTTCGATCCGACATTGTCAGCCGCCACAATCAGTATCTGGCTGAACTCGTCCAGCAAATTGCACAGCTTCGCATCATAAGCGAGCTTCTTGTCGGCCTTGGAGGGTTTATGCACCATATCTAGTTCTGATTCGACGCACTTGAGATTCAAACAAAAGCTATCTAAAACAAATATTGACAACGAAAGAGAGAGAGGCAAAACTGAGGGCCAAGAAAAGCTTAAAGCTCCGTCAAGGCGGACAGCAGAGCGGCGCCGTCACTTTAACCTCCGGTTTCTGCTACAGCACTGGAAGTTGAAAGGTATAAATTCTAGGACGACGGAAGGCAGGTGGAAAGGGCAAATGAGGGTTTCGTGGTCTTTATAGTGGTGGTGGAGAAAAATGATGGGGTTTTTGAGTAGACCTAGATCGCACGGTTGATATTTGTTCTTTGTCTGAGATCTAACGTCAGGAATTGAAATGGGCCTTTGTTATTATCCAGCCCAGTTTTGATATTTAACAAGCGTAGTCTAAGGTTGTTTAAGCCCAATTATCATTGAAATATTCAACCCATCGACAAGCCCAACCCATGTCAAATAAGGACAACTCTCATTGAATTACTTATATgcttaaaaaatttacaaactaTTCATTCGACGCTTTTCTTATCCACATTTCTCATGTatgatattattaattttgaCTTTTTTCTGTTCTTAAATGAAACCTCAAAGTGATTTATCTTTCTAAATCAGCGTGGAAAACTCTTTTAAATAATATCATTCATTGTTATATTCTCATATTGAAAAAATCTCGCGTTATAAATTTATATGCACTGTTATCTACAGTGCATAAAATCATTTATCTGCAAGACATAATTTATCTGTAATGTATAAAATTTATTtgcaataaatataattttatttgtagAGCATATAATTTATATGAACTGTAAGATCATTTAGGTTCATATCAAGAGGGAAGATGATCTGCCGAAGACTTCCTTGTAATCATTTTTATAGAAGAATCTAATTGTAATCTCatcttaaataataaaattcacAACTTTGAGTCCATATGTCGTCTATCTTATCTTGTCCATATGAACGCGAACTGTTAATCCCGTGACTAGACCTGATCACGGGGATAGGAATTTACTCGTACCAAGTCACACTCATGACTACTAATTGTAAGTCGAGTCGAAGTCTTAAGAATTCCGCGTGGGTGTTGTCCTGAGTAGGATCCCCGCTCATATGAATGTCACTCTAGTCGAACCAAAATGGGGTACTACAAATGttaagtgtgttttttttttaaaaaaaaaggttttcacCTGCAACCTTATTTCACCCTGGTTCTAAATACATTCTAAGTCATTATTTCACCCTTATTCTAAATACATtgagagtgtgtttggattgagggaagggaagggaatggaagggaaaataagaGGATGGGAGAGAAAGGGAAGGAATAATACTTTTCATCTCCCATGTTTGaatagatataaaataaaatacaagaaaagtattttaatttactaatttatccttatttttatttttatgttacagTGTTATGTACAGGGggataaaatagatttttaacttataaataatttaaatagtcATCCCTTCCCAGCCTCCATTTTGAGGAggaaaaattttaataaaaatttaatgcaatcttcattccaaatctcctcaaatccctttcttaattttttttgtaaattatcCAAATAAAAGATTGAAAGAAAACCACATTTCCCTTCTTTTCACtttcttccaaatcatcaatccaAAACCACTCTTAAGTGATTGAAGCTCTTAGTATTGACAAGTTATGATAGGCAAAGCGGAAAGGCGCAGGGCCAGTCAAAGGACTAGGGCAGTTGAACAATCATAATTATCGTCAACAGCATCCTTCTATCAGAGATCCAAGAGACTGCTCAAGTACCAATGAACTCTTACCATTTTACATACTCAGATACTAATGTATACAGTTGGAATGGAATAGTTCCCTGTCACCACAAAATTACATGACCTATGAAATTTATCTTCCCCACAGGGACTGAACATGCAACAGATTTCATCCAGGGGGGGCAAATCCAATACCTAATTCGGAATCACAAAGGATCAAACCATCCTACAATATTGAACTCAAATTGCAAAATAGATATGTATATTCAAAAATTTACTACCACAGTTCCATGAGAGAGAATATGAGGAGACTACGATcggctaaataaaaagataaacaagctGGAGAAGAATTTACAAACTACGAAACATAAGATAATTTGACACTGGAGAGTCATCTCATCTCCAGGCTGCATGAGATGTCATAATCTCTTGACACCGTACAATGCCTGCTGCTCCTCCATAGCACAACCATCTCTCACTGCCCTTGTTCATATTCCATCTCACTCTATGCATTGCAACGGTTTTGGAAgggaaatcttcagttttattACATTTTCCCACATTTCTGTTTTCTTTGCCATGTATATCTGGCTCTTCATCTTCACATACAAATCCTTGATCGTCCTCTGCATTTTGCTTACTACTCCTGGATTTTGGTATCGTTTTGCTCTCGCAGGAGGCCAAAGTTTCATCAGTGCCACATTCCGTAGCAGGATCATCTTCATAACAAAGACCTGCAACAAAATGGATAAAAATTCAAGAATGATATTAATAGAGGCAAGAAAGAATGGATTGCCAGTGATGTGTATCTTGTCACAAAACAGTTAAGCCTTACCTAATGTGTGATTATTTAGAATTGGACTTTTGGCCTTCTTATCATTACACCGTTTAAGATGATTTGACGGTGATAAGAAACCCTGCATGGATCGTGGGGCCTCCGCATTAtcgtttgttggcttcttcaagGTTAAAGCTGTATCCACTAACGAAGAGCAGACCACAAGAGCAGATTCATCCACACACAGGGATCCGCACACAAAATTAGGGGCCCGATTTCGTGCAAAATCCTTTTCCACTGCTTTACGTGTGAGCTAATCATCAAAAGTACCCAAAAGTGGTGAACAAATAATTAGCAACTTCAAAAACTAAAAGCATACAATTTTTCCCTATTTAAGAATTTCTTCATTGTTATATGTAGAATGAAATATAATTGTACGGGAGTATGCACTGTTCGAGTTgcttattatttatttagaatCTCATCCAAATATAGAATTAGTTGCTTAGAGAATTATATGCTACCCTGCTACTCTGCATCTTAAGATGCATGAACGTTCCGTAGAAATTATGACAGAAATACTTAGTTCTGTTTCTCCTTTATTAGTAAAAGATAAGCATCAATACAATAAGGAGAGGACAAACATAGCTGGCAACATATATCTAATGGCAGCCAAAATTACCTGGAAGCAGATGACAGTACCATCTGCACTGCAATATGCAACCATGCCTACAATTTAAAGCTGAGATGCGTGAATAAGCTGGTTGTGATGATAAACATAAAATCAGAGTGAAAAGAATTCACAATATTCAGCAACCTAGTCAAGAATTACACGAAaatgaagatttcattaaaccTACCCCATAGTTGTCAAAGAGAAACACCTACACAAAACTAAGGTCTTTGTCCCTTGTTTTTTCTCAATTATTAAGTGACTTGTGTAACTTTTCCTGATAACATAGCTGGTCCTAAGCAAAGACAAAGGAGAAGGGCTTGGGCCTTGGATAGGTTGTCAAGAAGAGTAGAACTACGTCAAACCCACCATTGCAATACCATGAAGGATAGGATAAGAATTAAGACAATTCAATTTTGGAGGGTAGTACCAAGAGAGGATACGATAAAATCACCAAGCTAATTTTGGAATGTACAACGTAGAGATACTAGTGCGATTATACGAAGTATCCAAAACGTTCAAGTATGAGACAATAAGAAAAGAAGACGATGAAAAAAGATTAAGATGAAACTCATAAGAATGGCGAAAGAAAATCCATGTAGTGGATTCCAACTAATTACTCAGGCAAAATCATGTAGCTTAATATTCCattaaatttgatattattttctATGACTTCATTAAAGACGTTCTAGATGATCAAGATTTCCCCTCCCTTGCTGGTTTTTGGACACCAATTAGATTATACGTagtaaaaaggaaaaaggggTTCCAATACACCCGAAAAAAAGTATAAATCAAGAATAGGAATCTTTGACTGATGTCTAATAGACATTATTATTTCGACTCAAGAAAAAAGGCGGGAAACCCTTCCTTTCAATCCCTTTCTTGGGTTGAAGACTAGGAAGACGAATAACAATTCCTAGACCCCTTTGTTCCCCAAATTATTCAGATAAAAGCTTTGGTAATGGTGATGATGATAAAAGACTTGTGCGCCCTTTGCCCTATAGTTACATGGAGAAATGCAAATTGCAAACCCAAAAGGTAATAACTTATCAGTATAAGAAAGATGCAAAAGGCTAACAAAAACTAAAGGGGCAAATTCCGACTATATCGTGCAAAAGGGATTTTTTTACCTGGAAGCGTACATATAATTTCAGAAGCATTTAcattgactttgatgataaAACTCGAAGAATCAATGAAGACAAATcagtttttcaattatttttttctatgaTAGATTAATAGGAAGGAATGGCAATCAAACGGGTTTGAGTAGGATAACATCCCATCCATATCCCATCCGTTATACTCTTGCGTGTTTTTTTATTCATTATTATTTTACATACTTGAAAAGAATGAACACATGCTTTAGGGATGTAGTCAAATTAGAACATGATAGATTACCAGTTAGCCTCGACACTTGAACACTCCATATGGCAAAGGATGAGCAATTATACGTATGCAGCCCTAGATGTTTAGGCCCAACGATAAGTCTTCCATAAACTGGGACATCATATGCAGACTTGACAAAGCTAAGGAGCCTCATAGTTCCATCATCAAGGGACAAAATAACACAACTGAAAACATGAATACTTTATGCTTCAGGGACAGGAAAAACACACCATAAACATAAGCCATGATATATTTTTCCATTGAAAAAGCTAATACAACACCTTGGATCTTGTAGCCAGTCCAAACTGTAGATAAACCTTGGTGCTGGATGAATTTCCCACAAGGGACGAAAAGGGTCACTGCAACATTAAAGAGATTGTTACTTATATCCTAAAAATTTAATAACCACATCATTTTTCATTAAGTATCTCTCCACTAAGTTTGCACCATCTTGTTTCCCCTTTAATGAAATTGTTTTTAACGAAAAGGACTCCTACAATTTTTGTCCACACCATATGCTGTGATCAATAATCCAGTGCACTCTGGATTCATGCAGTCTCTTTTTTACTATAGGTATATGATTTATCAGCAATCCACTGTGCAATGACATCGTCGCCTGACGAGTACCTTGAATTATTTTTAGTCAACTTGGAAAAAGCGGCTTTTGAATTAACTTTACTGTTATTGTCTTCTAACTATGTGAACTCAAATCaccaaacctttttttttccttcttgctGTTTGTTGTATAAGATTGAATGATGTATTACCTAATAATGACAGGGTACTCTTAAAGAGTTAAAGAGGAACAAAATACAAAAGGGTTTAAAGTCCGATCACTCACCAGGAGGTCCCTAACATGAGTCACAGGACAGGATAAGATATTTTCACTGAAAAGCCATTTGAAAAAGATGTAGTCCAACAAAAGTCACACGCCCTCACTGGAGAAGtaataaagcaaaattttcaactattGATAAGCTTCAATATAAAGGAATTTAAGCTAATAGATTTTAATCTTTGCAAAATAGAAGTTCAGCACCTCTGCTTTATGCTATTGTTGGTTCAGACAGTCGTGGGAGAAGgcttacaaaatgttgctaTTATCTTGGGTGGCAGTTGAGTTGGTTGGACAAGAACTATGGCTTGGAGTAGTATATTCACTTGTGCTAAGATGAAAAAGGTCATTGGTTTTATTCCTCTAACAATCAATCAATGAACAGATAGCAGTAGAGGGGAAGAAGTTAATGATCACTTGAAGTAGGCTATGTGAAAACAGAACAATCTGCTGGCAGACAATTAAATCATAACTTCTATAATCACAGCATAATCTAGAATTTATGTCCTGATAAATTGATGCAAATCATGTATCTATTGAGCAGTCAAAATGAAGAGGCAAACACCGTGATTTTTATATCAAGAGCAGGGATGATGACAACCAAACAGTTACATGCTTGAATGCTTACCGAATGTCCCAAAACTTCATGCCTCCATGTCCAGCAGTTAAAATAACATTTGCACCCTCTCGATCACTGACATTAATTTAACCAGAGCATATTATACAGGTAaagaaaagggaggaaaaaactTTGCCTCCAAGATATCACAATCAAAATAAGAAACTTTCCCCCACTAACAACattgtcatcatcatccaagcatTAAGTCCAAACAATATCTGGGGGGTTGGCTACAAATCCATATGAGAAATGAGATGAAGGAAATGAAAGAAGAAGTTAGTGTTCACTAATTGCTTTCAGCTAATAATCACTAATACAAGTGAAATCCTACCAACAAAGGCCCATGCTGTGCCAAAAGGTTGGTCTTAGGCATCATGACTGCTGACAGCCAAACAAACCCCAACAGTTTGCACAAAAGAGCCATGAAGATAAATATTTCTATACAATTAGAATAAGAAGTAAGCGTCCCCACACAAGGCTCCAGCAATGGACCAGGGAAGGGCAAATGTATGCAGCCTGATCCCTGCAAGCAAAGAGCTCGTTTCCCTGACAGGTTGTATCGAAGCAACTTTACCACTCGGCCACAAGTTTGCCCCTTCATATAATTAAAGTacgaccaaaaaaaaatattcaatctAGTTCACTGACCCTCCAACTGGAGCCCATGCAACTGCTCTAATGGGGACTGTATCCGCACTGAAACAAAGCAAAGGTTTTGTATCTGCAGATAAAGGAGTTGAAATCAAGTTAGAAAACCAACTTCAAGCCTTATTATAGAGAAGTTcagatagaaaaaaaaagggaaatgaCAATTTGCCATTACCTCCAGTTGAACCACCTGCAGAGAACTTCCACAATACAACCTGACAGTAACGTGATGATATCAGAATGCCAGTATGGAAAGGTACTGCAGAATAAATGATAATCGAGCAGAAAATAAGTTTCAATTAACATATAGTATTTGCAGCATATACTGATTCTACAAGTTCCGTCACACATATAGAAAAACACAATGAAGAGGGGAAAAGCATTCTTATGCAAATTAGTTTAGAGGAAACAACTGCTGCCCTATAAAAAGCCAGGATGCAATACAACTTAAAACTAAATATAAAGACTAGATTAATGCAAATCACCGTTCCATCGTGGCATCCAGCAAGCAAGTAATCTTGGAGGGATGAAGTTGACCATTCTACTGTCAACGGTATACTACAAAAAGAATATtagaaataaatcaaacaacatTGAGCATGTAACATGGCTAATAGAGTTACAAATAATATTCAGGAAATCTAATTTTTAGAGCCACAAAGAAATTTTATGAAGAGCCACTAAGAAAGTGAAAGTAGAGTACATGAATAAGTCATAGAAACTAGACAAGAACTACAAGACACAAATAATTgtggaaagaaaaggagaaaaacatTCCAGGCACAAGACTCGTATATAGAGGTGGGTCTGGGAAGGACAGATGTACATACCCTTACCCCTCCATAGCAGAAAGGCTATCTGTGCACCTTGAGTTATAGGTTGCAGTGAACCCATTTTACCACTCGAAGAAGGGTTGCCCTTAAAGTGAATAATTCTGGAATTCCAAAAAAATCTACAAGGAATTGCTGAACGTTTAACAGGCATCTTTAAGAAATCTTGCACATAGCATTTCGCTAATCTGCTGATATGGTTTCTTGACTTTAACATGTCACTTTTAGAGTAAATCCGGCTAGCCTTGTACATTTTTTTGGGGACAATTTCGTCCATCCATTATAATACTTATTTTCTCTATAAATAGGAGTTTGTAATATACCATTTCTCCATAATCTTTCATACTCTTCATAATCAACATGCGAAACAACTTTTTTACAGCAAAGATAAAGAGTTTCGTGTTCTTGAAGCTGTGTACAAACAAGTTGTTAGTTTGCAAGAATGTTTGCTCTGTCTCTAAAAAGATCTGTAAGCTTTCTATATCAAAAAAACTAAGCGTGATGGGAAAgaaaaaatgttaatttttgTACGTTCTTAATGATCTTGAAACATTACAGCCTCACACAcaagttttgaaataaaaatatttattttgacACTATAACATATAGGGACTAGAATAATCTTGGCCTTCACTCAAGTAAAGTTTCAAAGTAATATTGAAATAATGAAGATGACCAATAGATTACCTCTGAATACCGCCAGATTTCACCATTGAGCATCTAAATACAGGTTCAAGTTTTACAAAGCAAGGATCTATTCCCTCCTTGCAAGAAGATGAATATATAGATTTCATGGCATGCGGAAGAGGAACATCCCACCTGCATTTTATAAAGAGAATCAAAGGATAGAATCAAGTAAAATCACCATCTTTATACATAG is a genomic window containing:
- the LOC120003150 gene encoding uncharacterized protein LOC120003150 isoform X2; its protein translation is MEEESLGDNDARVKVSMFDYSVENHFKAVDTISKLCGAVENFAVEECEIQRLSDSVTFLREWSYYNYKPKIIRFGSESQASSIFLPQLSSANVPKEGPHEKTKHLKDSKDFMFYVGGPVWALDWCPRVHKRSDFHVKNEFIAVSAHPPDSTHHKIGARLIGRGMIQIWCILNTGVCGEAKEDKPTNKKKPKVDKPTDTKKPRGRPRKKPVNEDVENLLTQPKRPRGRPQKYPRDESVDSINFNNQLVQALAVQYPEGTSEFLATEGASANTQEDSVRENNGKRHKSSTLNMSAYDSDLKNSMQKRVLKRKARSCKIGGDVSHLLLTENEDKVSSATDYHIDETSGKDIVVSNNVSDNSFMDIGSAACSIPDDVALPRIVLCLAHDGKVAWDVKWRPLKESDFRCIHRMGYLAALLRNGSLHVWDVPLPHAMKSIYSSSCKEGIDPCFVKLEPVFRCSMVKSGGIQSIPLTVEWSTSSLQDYLLAGCHDGTVVLWKFSAGGSTGDTKPLLCFSADTVPIRAVAWAPVGGDREGANVILTAGHGGMKFWDIRDPFRPLWEIHPAPRFIYSLDWLQDPSCVILSLDDGTMRLLSFVKSAYDVPVYGRLIVGPKHLGLHTYNCSSFAIWSVQVSRLTGMVAYCSADGTVICFQLTRKAVEKDFARNRAPNFVCGSLCVDESALVVCSSLVDTALTLKKPTNDNAEAPRSMQGFLSPSNHLKRCNDKKAKSPILNNHTLGLCYEDDPATECGTDETLASCESKTIPKSRSSKQNAEDDQGFVCEDEEPDIHGKENRNVGKCNKTEDFPSKTVAMHRVRWNMNKGSERWLCYGGAAGIVRCQEIMTSHAAWR
- the LOC120002477 gene encoding 60S acidic ribosomal protein P0-like, which translates into the protein MVHKPSKADKKLAYDAKLCNLLDEFSQILIVAADNVGSNQLQNIRQGLRGDSTVLMGKNTMMKRSIRIHAENTGNNAFLNLIPLLQGNVGLIFTKGDLKEVSEEVAKYKVGAPARVGLVAPIDVVVPPGNTGLDPSQTSFFQVLNIPTKINKGTVEIITPVELIKKGDKVGSSEAALLAKLGIRPFSYGLIVQSVYDNGSVFSPEVLNLTEDDLIEKFAIGVSMVNALSLAISFPSLAAAPFMFKNAYKNVLAIALEIDYPLPQAEEIKEYLKDPSKFAAAAAPAAAASDGAPAAAKQEEKAPEPEEESDEEMGLGLFDD
- the LOC120003150 gene encoding uncharacterized protein LOC120003150 isoform X1, whose amino-acid sequence is MEEESLGDNDARVKVSMFDYSVENHFKAVDTISKLCGAVENFAVEECEIQRLSDSVTFLREWSYYNYKPKIIRFGSESQASSIFLPQLSSANVPKEGPHEKTKHLKDSKDFMFYVGGPVWALDWCPRVHKRSDFHVKNEFIAVSAHPPDSTHHKIGARLIGRGMIQIWCILNTGVCGEAKEDKPTNKKKPKVDKPTDTKKPRGRPRKKPVNEDVENLLTQPKRPRGRPQKYPRDESVDSINFNNQLVQALAVQYPEGTSEFLATEGASANTQEDSVRENNGKRHKSSTLNMSAYDSDLKNSMQKRVLKRKARSCKIGGDVSHLLLTENEDKVSSATDYHIDETSGKDIVVSNNVSDNSFMDIGSAACSIPDDVALPRIVLCLAHDGKVAWDVKWRPLKESDFRCIHRMGYLAALLRNGSLHVWDVPLPHAMKSIYSSSCKEGIDPCFVKLEPYTVDSRMVNFIPPRLLACWMPRWNVPFHTGILISSRYCQVVLWKFSAGGSTGDTKPLLCFSADTVPIRAVAWAPVGGDREGANVILTAGHGGMKFWDIRDPFRPLWEIHPAPRFIYSLDWLQDPSCVILSLDDGTMRLLSFVKSAYDVPVYGRLIVGPKHLGLHTYNCSSFAIWSVQVSRLTGMVAYCSADGTVICFQLTRKAVEKDFARNRAPNFVCGSLCVDESALVVCSSLVDTALTLKKPTNDNAEAPRSMQGFLSPSNHLKRCNDKKAKSPILNNHTLGLCYEDDPATECGTDETLASCESKTIPKSRSSKQNAEDDQGFVCEDEEPDIHGKENRNVGKCNKTEDFPSKTVAMHRVRWNMNKGSERWLCYGGAAGIVRCQEIMTSHAAWR
- the LOC120003150 gene encoding uncharacterized protein LOC120003150 isoform X3, whose protein sequence is MFYVGGPVWALDWCPRVHKRSDFHVKNEFIAVSAHPPDSTHHKIGARLIGRGMIQIWCILNTGVCGEAKEDKPTNKKKPKVDKPTDTKKPRGRPRKKPVNEDVENLLTQPKRPRGRPQKYPRDESVDSINFNNQLVQALAVQYPEGTSEFLATEGASANTQEDSVRENNGKRHKSSTLNMSAYDSDLKNSMQKRVLKRKARSCKIGGDVSHLLLTENEDKVSSATDYHIDETSGKDIVVSNNVSDNSFMDIGSAACSIPDDVALPRIVLCLAHDGKVAWDVKWRPLKESDFRCIHRMGYLAALLRNGSLHVWDVPLPHAMKSIYSSSCKEGIDPCFVKLEPYTVDSRMVNFIPPRLLACWMPRWNVPFHTGILISSRYCQVVLWKFSAGGSTGDTKPLLCFSADTVPIRAVAWAPVGGDREGANVILTAGHGGMKFWDIRDPFRPLWEIHPAPRFIYSLDWLQDPSCVILSLDDGTMRLLSFVKSAYDVPVYGRLIVGPKHLGLHTYNCSSFAIWSVQVSRLTGMVAYCSADGTVICFQLTRKAVEKDFARNRAPNFVCGSLCVDESALVVCSSLVDTALTLKKPTNDNAEAPRSMQGFLSPSNHLKRCNDKKAKSPILNNHTLGLCYEDDPATECGTDETLASCESKTIPKSRSSKQNAEDDQGFVCEDEEPDIHGKENRNVGKCNKTEDFPSKTVAMHRVRWNMNKGSERWLCYGGAAGIVRCQEIMTSHAAWR